In one window of Cellulophaga sp. HaHa_2_95 DNA:
- a CDS encoding ribonuclease HII, translating to MLKNFHISKNEIGTDEAGRGCLAGPVTAAAVVLPEKFKNSLLNDSKKISEIKRFTLKPIIEDLALCYAVTHIEPLIIDDINILNASILAMQKSVLKLDTAARHIIVDGNRFKPMENYTYDCIIKGDGKYMSIAAASILAKTYRDEVMNLLHEEFPMYNWKQNKGYPTKEHRAAIRKYGITKYHRKSFKQLPEQLELKI from the coding sequence ATGCTTAAAAACTTCCACATCTCAAAAAATGAAATAGGCACTGATGAAGCCGGTCGTGGCTGTCTTGCAGGACCTGTTACTGCAGCTGCAGTGGTGCTTCCCGAGAAATTCAAAAACAGTTTGTTAAATGACTCAAAAAAAATATCTGAAATTAAACGATTTACACTAAAACCAATTATAGAAGATTTAGCACTGTGTTACGCTGTTACCCACATTGAACCCTTGATTATTGACGATATTAATATTTTAAATGCATCGATACTGGCCATGCAAAAATCTGTACTAAAACTAGATACCGCAGCTAGACATATTATCGTTGATGGCAATAGATTTAAACCTATGGAGAACTACACTTATGATTGCATTATTAAAGGTGATGGCAAATATATGAGTATTGCAGCTGCTTCTATATTAGCGAAAACATATCGTGATGAAGTCATGAATCTACTGCACGAAGAATTCCCCATGTACAATTGGAAACAAAATAAAGGATACCCTACCAAAGAACACCGAGCCGCCATTAGAAAATACGGAATTACAAAATACCACAGAAAAAGCTTTAAACAACTGCCCGAGCAACTAGAATTAAAGATATAG
- a CDS encoding TonB-dependent receptor has product MKSKLTWILTPLLALMMSFSFAQEKTITGTVTDESGLPLPGVSVLVVGTTKGTQTDFDGNYAIVASQGQQLRFSYVGQKTVEKLVGSLAVINVQLLEDAQALEEIVVVAYGSQTKEKIVQNVAIVGEAALENLVVTSPDQLLQGQAAGVNVTNTSGLLGANVNIQVRGVNTINGGSSPLFVVDGVVITDNDNTFSRGGNVGSNPLTFLNPSDIQSLTVLKDAGATAIYGTRGANGVVLITTKKGRLNSDATVTVNNYIQASKVNDLFEGLTADEYRQFRTDVANIQDGTSLVPQDLGLGAIGDPGTDFVDEISRTGFTEHIDVSVRGGSDKTTYFISGSYEDAESFAIGNDLTRSAVRMNLETQAKKWLKVGTNIGITNTLLNSIGRENSTFAPFTSAFLLDPTFIPRDADGNFVRSPSFIPNIAAVAALDTDRTEATRTIGSIYGEITLAPGLKFRSEFGADRLVSETSLRSTEIVSAGGSSDFFTVTDNLYRVTNSLSYANTFADKHNFNALVLQEYEERQRRFTQIDGVGFLSDDQLNVGAATTQTVLDSDRAGSAIRGFLGRISYDYDSKYLLEVTGRVDESSRLGIDNNTGKFYSVAAGWTVSNEDFFKLDFVDFLTLRGSIGTAGNDRLGNFPSLALYEAGQFGGLSTANVISPANTTLGFEQTRTIDFGFRSSYFNNRLNLNVSYYKRNTTDLLFQVPLPNQSGAATVNLNAGELENSGWEFELSSTNFKTDNFQWDTSLNLATLDNKLVDIVSNEVDADGRKFIETGAQRAIEGESLSTFFLVRYNGINPDTGDAEWLDVDGNVTTTPNFDTDRVEVGSALPDLTGGLTNTFRYKNFDFSSVFNFSVGNKVLIEGLRFVDGIDAIGGTINVRRENLDFWRNPGDVSFAPSPASATANNFNQESTAQLLDGDYLRLKNITLGYSLPTQALEKVGFLSKVRFYATATNLWTIKGDDLDGIDPENNDSNDPLSLGQSFFTAPQAVTYLLGLNLQF; this is encoded by the coding sequence ATGAAATCGAAATTAACATGGATTTTGACGCCTTTGTTGGCGTTAATGATGAGTTTTTCTTTTGCACAAGAGAAAACGATTACAGGTACGGTTACCGATGAGTCGGGATTACCTTTGCCTGGTGTTTCTGTATTAGTAGTTGGTACTACGAAAGGAACACAAACAGATTTTGACGGGAACTATGCTATTGTAGCCAGCCAAGGGCAACAACTAAGATTTAGTTATGTTGGGCAAAAAACAGTAGAAAAACTTGTTGGTTCTTTGGCTGTTATTAATGTTCAGCTGTTAGAGGATGCTCAGGCGCTGGAAGAAATAGTTGTTGTAGCCTACGGTTCTCAAACGAAAGAGAAAATTGTTCAAAATGTAGCCATAGTTGGTGAGGCTGCTTTAGAGAATTTGGTAGTTACATCACCTGATCAACTTTTACAAGGTCAGGCGGCTGGTGTTAATGTTACCAATACCTCTGGTCTTTTAGGGGCAAATGTAAATATTCAAGTAAGAGGTGTAAACACTATTAATGGAGGTAGTTCGCCTCTATTCGTTGTTGATGGTGTTGTAATAACTGATAATGATAACACTTTTAGTCGTGGAGGTAATGTAGGTAGTAATCCTTTGACATTTCTGAATCCTAGTGATATTCAAAGTCTTACCGTTTTGAAAGATGCGGGTGCTACTGCCATTTACGGTACAAGAGGAGCGAACGGTGTTGTATTGATTACAACCAAGAAGGGTAGGTTAAATTCAGATGCTACAGTTACTGTAAATAATTACATACAAGCGAGTAAGGTAAATGATTTATTTGAAGGGCTTACCGCCGATGAGTACAGACAATTCAGAACAGATGTTGCGAACATTCAAGATGGTACTTCTCTTGTTCCTCAAGACCTAGGTTTAGGCGCTATTGGTGATCCAGGGACAGATTTTGTTGATGAGATTTCTCGAACTGGTTTTACAGAACATATAGATGTATCTGTAAGAGGTGGTAGTGATAAGACTACTTATTTTATTAGTGGGTCTTATGAAGATGCCGAAAGTTTCGCTATAGGGAATGATTTGACTAGATCAGCGGTTCGTATGAATTTAGAAACTCAGGCAAAAAAATGGCTAAAAGTAGGTACTAATATTGGTATAACTAATACATTACTTAATAGTATTGGTAGAGAAAATAGTACTTTTGCGCCATTTACATCAGCTTTTCTTTTAGATCCAACCTTTATTCCTAGAGACGCGGATGGTAACTTTGTTCGTTCTCCTAGTTTTATACCAAATATAGCTGCTGTAGCTGCTTTAGATACAGATAGAACTGAAGCAACAAGAACAATTGGTAGCATTTATGGGGAAATAACTCTGGCGCCAGGATTAAAATTTAGATCAGAGTTTGGTGCAGATAGACTAGTAAGTGAAACGAGTCTGCGTAGCACGGAGATAGTTAGTGCTGGGGGTTCGTCTGACTTTTTTACTGTAACAGATAATCTTTATAGAGTTACTAACTCACTGAGTTATGCAAATACTTTTGCGGATAAACATAATTTCAATGCTTTAGTATTGCAAGAGTATGAAGAGAGGCAAAGAAGATTTACACAAATTGATGGTGTTGGTTTTTTATCAGATGATCAGTTAAATGTTGGAGCCGCTACTACACAGACTGTTTTAGATAGTGATAGAGCCGGTAGTGCTATTCGAGGTTTTTTGGGTAGAATCTCTTATGATTATGATAGTAAATATCTTCTAGAAGTTACCGGTAGAGTTGATGAGTCTTCAAGGCTAGGTATAGATAATAATACGGGTAAGTTTTATTCTGTAGCAGCTGGTTGGACAGTTTCTAATGAAGATTTTTTTAAGCTTGATTTTGTAGATTTCTTAACTTTAAGAGGTAGTATTGGTACTGCTGGTAATGACAGGCTTGGAAATTTCCCGTCTTTAGCTTTATATGAAGCTGGTCAATTTGGTGGACTGTCAACTGCTAATGTTATTTCTCCTGCTAATACAACTTTAGGTTTTGAGCAAACTAGGACTATTGACTTTGGTTTTAGATCTAGTTATTTCAATAACAGATTGAATTTAAATGTTTCATACTACAAAAGAAATACTACAGATTTATTATTTCAAGTGCCTTTGCCTAATCAATCAGGTGCTGCTACAGTTAATTTAAATGCCGGAGAGTTGGAGAATTCTGGATGGGAATTTGAACTTTCTTCTACAAACTTTAAAACAGATAATTTTCAATGGGACACAAGTTTGAACCTAGCTACTCTTGATAATAAATTAGTTGATATAGTATCAAATGAAGTTGATGCTGATGGAAGAAAATTTATTGAAACAGGAGCTCAAAGAGCTATAGAAGGTGAATCATTAAGTACTTTCTTTCTAGTAAGGTATAATGGAATTAATCCTGATACGGGAGATGCGGAATGGTTAGATGTCGATGGTAATGTTACAACTACTCCTAATTTTGATACAGACAGGGTTGAGGTGGGAAGTGCTTTACCTGATTTGACCGGTGGTTTAACAAATACATTTAGATACAAGAATTTTGATTTTAGTAGTGTATTTAATTTTAGTGTAGGCAATAAGGTTTTAATTGAGGGCTTGCGCTTTGTTGATGGTATAGATGCAATTGGTGGTACTATAAATGTAAGAAGAGAAAACTTAGATTTCTGGAGAAATCCAGGAGATGTTTCTTTTGCTCCAAGTCCTGCAAGTGCAACTGCTAATAATTTTAACCAAGAGTCAACTGCACAATTACTGGATGGAGATTATTTGAGACTGAAAAACATTACATTAGGGTATAGTCTACCGACTCAAGCCTTAGAGAAAGTTGGTTTTTTGTCTAAAGTTAGATTTTATGCTACGGCAACTAATTTATGGACTATTAAAGGTGATGATTTAGACGGAATTGATCCAGAAAATAATGATTCTAATGATCCTTTAAGTTTAGGTCAGTCTTTCTTTACTGCTCCGCAAGCAGTAACATACTTATTAGGTCTTAACTTACAATTCTAA
- a CDS encoding RagB/SusD family nutrient uptake outer membrane protein, whose product MKHFNKIFLLITALVALSCDSEIEDIAPENDLSAEVIFSTFTTIDAATVGIYDGMQDGGFIGQPEYISDYMSDNVNFVGSFPTLQDIRDFNANATNTSIAGQWFDIFDVIRDANNIIINLPGVDPANVSFISASNSANFETLRTQFIGEAHFSRALANFQGVNMFAQPFQFSNGSNLGMPLVTEFFEGDVEPFRLARSTVNETHAFIESDLIIAMNSLPETNDIRASSTAARALLSRLYLYREQWNDAATMANEVIGTSGFSLAPDFTFYNNPSSEHIFRVINQPDDPAFGNPFDLYYNPTSNNGRGDLTFSDDLIAAFEAEPGDFRFSLSIEDVDASDNAARFTTKYPNGATSESDPNVLRMGEMYLNRAEANLRGGTTIGDTPLNDVNAIRLRAGLAPLTAVTLDDILLERRKELAFEGHRRMDLLRNNLNLRPDGGAISAPGSDKVILPIPTDELNANPNAAQNPGY is encoded by the coding sequence ATGAAACATTTTAATAAAATATTTTTGCTGATTACCGCTCTGGTTGCATTAAGTTGTGACAGCGAAATCGAAGACATCGCTCCAGAGAACGATTTGTCTGCTGAGGTTATTTTTTCCACATTTACAACAATTGACGCTGCTACTGTCGGTATTTATGATGGTATGCAAGATGGAGGCTTTATTGGTCAACCAGAGTACATTTCTGATTATATGTCAGATAACGTAAATTTTGTAGGTAGTTTTCCTACCCTTCAAGATATTAGAGATTTCAATGCTAATGCAACTAATACTTCTATTGCAGGGCAATGGTTCGATATTTTTGATGTAATTAGAGATGCTAATAATATCATAATTAACTTACCAGGTGTAGATCCAGCAAACGTGAGTTTTATCTCTGCAAGTAATTCAGCTAATTTCGAAACGCTAAGAACGCAGTTCATTGGAGAAGCGCATTTTTCTAGAGCTTTAGCGAACTTTCAGGGTGTAAACATGTTTGCACAACCTTTTCAATTTTCAAATGGAAGTAATTTAGGTATGCCTTTGGTTACTGAGTTTTTTGAAGGAGATGTTGAGCCGTTTCGATTGGCTAGGTCTACAGTAAATGAGACTCATGCATTTATTGAATCAGATTTAATTATAGCTATGAATAGCCTGCCGGAAACTAATGATATACGTGCAAGCAGTACGGCGGCAAGAGCTTTGCTTTCTAGATTGTATTTATATAGAGAGCAGTGGAATGATGCTGCAACTATGGCAAACGAAGTAATTGGTACTAGTGGCTTTAGTTTAGCGCCAGATTTCACTTTTTATAACAATCCGTCCTCTGAGCATATTTTCAGAGTAATTAATCAACCAGATGATCCAGCTTTTGGTAATCCTTTTGATCTTTATTATAATCCAACTTCAAATAACGGTAGAGGTGATTTGACTTTTTCAGATGATCTAATCGCTGCTTTTGAAGCAGAGCCTGGTGATTTCCGTTTTAGCTTGTCTATTGAAGATGTAGATGCAAGTGATAATGCAGCTAGATTTACTACTAAATATCCCAATGGTGCAACTTCAGAATCAGATCCAAATGTTTTAAGAATGGGGGAGATGTATTTAAACAGAGCTGAAGCAAACTTGAGAGGGGGGACTACTATTGGTGATACTCCTTTAAATGATGTTAACGCTATTAGATTGAGAGCAGGTTTGGCTCCATTAACTGCAGTAACTTTAGATGACATTCTTTTAGAGAGAAGAAAAGAATTAGCTTTTGAGGGACACAGAAGAATGGACTTGTTGCGAAATAACTTAAATCTTAGGCCTGACGGTGGAGCTATTTCTGCTCCTGGTTCAGATAAAGTTATTTTGCCTATTCCTACAGATGAATTAAATGCTAATCCTAATGCTGCTCAGAACCCTGGTTACTAA
- a CDS encoding putative porin, with protein sequence MRYSILVFIILSSASVFSQQDSIPNSKETEVSLEKNKELGKKKDTVAGAEEYKPVVSDYKIVSFYRDTTFVDTTLSIKKEYQYNYLRKDDFELLPFANMGQPYNKLAYNFEPNFFYPKLGAIAKNHNYMEMEDIDYYNVPTPMTDVMFKTVFEEGQFLDILLTFNVSKKFNYAIAYKGFRSYGKYNNSQAEAGNFRTSANYLSENKRYSFRGHIAAQDLINEENGGLSDLEDQFISGDSDFSDRSRIDVNLTDAESKILGKRYFFENQYKLIKKDNDSSVVEKTSLALGHLFNYETKYYQFTQDSQNDFFGEAFVATDLSDQARLRAFYNQFSAEFYNTTLGRLKANLNVYNYNYSFNSVLITDTETLRSQLKGDEISLGANYQKRIKGFNVKGDFAYNLTGDLTGSILNAEANYVLGDVLSLGAKLHSSSRMPNFNYLLYQSDYSNYNWDNSDTFDKIKTNSLEFNLDAKFLGSLSAKFTTLDNYTYFAVDPSVTVLETESENQFIKPFQETSSVNYIKVKYTKEFKLGNFALDNTFMYQTVSQSNDVLNVPQFTTRNSLYYSKEVFKKAMYLQTGVIFKYFSSYNMNGYNPLLGELYIQNNQSLGGFPLLDFFINAKVQQTRIYLKAEHFNSSFREKDYDYFSAPDNPYRDFIVRFGVVWNFFS encoded by the coding sequence ATGAGATATAGTATACTGGTATTTATTATTTTAAGTTCGGCTTCGGTTTTTAGTCAGCAGGATTCCATTCCTAATAGTAAGGAAACTGAGGTAAGCTTGGAAAAGAACAAGGAATTAGGGAAGAAAAAAGATACTGTAGCAGGTGCAGAGGAGTATAAGCCAGTTGTAAGTGATTATAAGATAGTCTCATTTTATAGGGATACTACGTTTGTAGATACTACGCTATCTATCAAGAAAGAGTATCAATATAATTACCTGAGAAAAGATGATTTTGAGTTACTTCCCTTTGCTAATATGGGGCAACCCTATAATAAATTAGCATATAATTTTGAGCCTAATTTTTTCTATCCAAAACTTGGTGCCATAGCTAAGAATCATAATTATATGGAAATGGAAGATATTGATTATTACAATGTTCCTACACCTATGACCGATGTGATGTTTAAAACCGTTTTCGAGGAGGGGCAATTTCTAGACATCTTATTAACTTTTAACGTATCCAAGAAATTTAATTATGCTATTGCTTATAAGGGGTTTCGATCTTATGGAAAGTACAACAATAGTCAGGCGGAAGCTGGTAATTTTAGAACCAGCGCTAATTATTTAAGTGAGAATAAAAGATATTCTTTCAGGGGGCATATTGCTGCGCAAGATTTGATAAATGAAGAAAATGGGGGATTGAGTGATTTGGAGGATCAATTTATTTCTGGAGATTCTGACTTTTCAGATAGATCAAGGATAGATGTTAATTTGACCGATGCTGAAAGTAAAATTTTAGGGAAAAGGTATTTTTTTGAAAATCAATACAAGTTGATCAAGAAAGATAATGATTCTAGTGTGGTGGAAAAAACCTCATTGGCACTAGGGCATTTGTTTAATTATGAAACCAAATACTATCAGTTTACTCAAGATAGTCAGAATGATTTTTTTGGAGAAGCATTCGTTGCTACGGATCTTTCGGATCAAGCGCGACTAAGAGCTTTTTATAATCAATTTAGTGCAGAGTTTTATAATACCACTTTAGGGAGGCTTAAGGCTAACTTAAATGTATATAATTATAATTACTCTTTTAATAGTGTTCTTATTACAGATACGGAGACTTTAAGGTCGCAGCTCAAAGGTGATGAGATCTCTCTTGGGGCTAATTATCAAAAAAGAATAAAAGGTTTTAATGTAAAAGGAGATTTTGCGTATAATCTTACTGGAGACTTAACAGGGTCTATCCTTAATGCAGAAGCTAATTATGTTTTAGGCGATGTGTTGTCTTTAGGGGCAAAGCTACATTCTTCTTCTAGAATGCCTAACTTCAACTATCTATTGTATCAAAGTGATTATAGTAACTACAATTGGGATAATTCAGACACGTTTGATAAGATAAAGACCAATAGTCTAGAGTTTAACTTGGATGCTAAATTTTTAGGAAGTCTGTCTGCCAAATTTACAACCTTGGATAATTACACTTATTTTGCGGTAGATCCTTCTGTAACAGTTTTAGAAACGGAAAGTGAAAATCAATTTATTAAGCCTTTTCAAGAGACGAGTAGCGTTAACTATATAAAGGTGAAGTATACTAAAGAGTTTAAGTTAGGTAATTTTGCTTTGGATAATACATTCATGTATCAGACGGTATCTCAAAGTAATGATGTGCTTAATGTTCCGCAATTTACCACTAGAAATTCATTGTATTATTCCAAAGAGGTGTTTAAGAAAGCTATGTATTTGCAAACAGGGGTAATCTTTAAATATTTTTCTTCCTATAATATGAATGGGTATAACCCTTTACTAGGAGAGCTCTATATACAGAACAATCAAAGCTTGGGAGGTTTCCCTTTGTTAGACTTCTTTATTAATGCGAAAGTGCAGCAAACACGTATCTATTTAAAGGCAGAGCATTTTAACTCTTCTTTTAGAGAGAAAGATTATGACTATTTTTCTGCGCCAGACAATCCGTATCGAGATTTTATTGTGCGTTTTGGTGTTGTTTGGAACTTTTTTAGTTAG
- a CDS encoding RNA polymerase sigma-70 factor produces the protein MYKQHYKKLCIYTFGLSRDKVLSEDIVQNVFFNLWKNRKKIEISSSLSSYLFKACYNEFIDNYKKQQKNIDYLTEIRISAMDFFIDDSIEITNEHKVTLIKKAIEKLPNKCKEVFIMIKIEGLKYKEVADNLKISIKTVEAHMSLALRKIKEQI, from the coding sequence TTGTATAAACAACATTACAAGAAACTATGTATTTATACTTTTGGACTATCGAGAGACAAAGTATTGTCTGAAGATATCGTACAAAATGTATTTTTTAATTTATGGAAGAATAGAAAGAAAATAGAAATCAGTAGTTCCTTAAGTTCCTACTTATTTAAAGCGTGCTATAATGAGTTTATTGATAACTACAAGAAACAACAAAAAAATATTGACTACCTAACAGAGATACGGATTTCTGCCATGGACTTTTTCATTGATGACAGTATTGAGATTACAAATGAACACAAAGTAACACTCATTAAAAAAGCTATTGAAAAATTACCTAATAAATGCAAGGAGGTTTTTATAATGATAAAAATCGAAGGCCTGAAGTACAAAGAAGTAGCCGATAATTTAAAAATATCTATTAAGACTGTTGAGGCCCATATGTCTTTGGCGCTGAGAAAAATTAAAGAGCAAATTTAA
- a CDS encoding FecR family protein, with amino-acid sequence MKNSQLNNVEISNFLNNALLPKELSSFKQKLELPDNVALLKKYIIVNHLFEVENVHFDSDAAFEKFLAKKIAYNSNVENPFFKTNKSYLYAAAIALFVIGLTILIYTNNSIQATEASDHVVLKLGSGEIKDIDETESNKILNKKGEVVAVQKGNSILYNYSDNRELVTVEYNEIYVPYGKRMEIVLSDGTRVYLNSGSKLTYPTFFNKDKKRIVELEGEGYFNVAKKDTSNRFVVSTKNFKTTVLGTEFNVSSYDSDATNDVVLVEGAVSVSSSADSDDEFFLEPGEQFKYTTNVPSSVVTVDVQSHIAWLDGVLVFENESFDVIVKKLERFYNVSIENNCTTLLNEKFTGQFDLESIEDVLTTFKNTMPFKFEINNQKVVINPLNS; translated from the coding sequence ATGAAGAATAGTCAGTTAAACAACGTTGAAATTTCTAATTTTCTAAACAATGCTTTGTTGCCTAAGGAACTTAGCTCGTTTAAACAAAAATTAGAGTTGCCAGATAATGTAGCGCTACTAAAAAAGTATATTATCGTCAATCATTTATTCGAGGTTGAAAATGTACACTTTGATTCTGATGCTGCTTTTGAGAAATTTTTGGCTAAGAAAATTGCTTATAACTCTAATGTTGAAAATCCATTTTTCAAAACAAATAAGTCTTATTTATATGCTGCTGCTATCGCTTTGTTTGTTATAGGGCTAACAATCTTAATCTATACTAATAATAGTATTCAGGCTACAGAAGCTTCTGATCACGTGGTTTTAAAGCTTGGTTCTGGTGAAATTAAGGACATAGATGAAACTGAATCTAATAAAATACTGAATAAAAAAGGTGAGGTTGTTGCGGTACAAAAGGGAAATAGTATTCTGTACAATTATTCTGATAATAGAGAACTCGTAACAGTTGAGTATAACGAAATATATGTGCCTTACGGGAAGAGAATGGAGATTGTATTGTCTGATGGTACTAGAGTCTATTTAAATTCTGGTTCTAAGTTAACATATCCAACTTTTTTTAATAAAGACAAAAAGCGAATTGTTGAATTGGAAGGTGAGGGCTATTTCAATGTAGCTAAAAAAGACACTAGTAATAGATTTGTGGTGAGTACAAAGAATTTTAAAACTACCGTTTTGGGTACTGAATTTAATGTATCCTCTTATGATAGTGATGCTACTAATGACGTTGTTCTAGTAGAAGGGGCGGTTAGTGTAAGCTCTAGTGCTGATTCCGATGACGAGTTTTTCTTGGAACCCGGTGAACAATTTAAATATACAACTAATGTACCCAGCAGTGTCGTAACTGTAGATGTTCAAAGTCACATAGCGTGGTTAGATGGGGTTTTGGTTTTTGAAAATGAATCTTTTGATGTTATCGTTAAGAAATTAGAACGATTTTATAATGTTTCTATAGAAAACAACTGTACTACTCTTTTGAATGAGAAGTTTACGGGTCAGTTTGATCTAGAGTCTATCGAAGACGTATTAACGACTTTTAAAAATACAATGCCTTTTAAGTTCGAAATAAATAACCAGAAAGTGGTCATTAACCCTTTAAATTCCTAG